One Carassius auratus strain Wakin chromosome 3, ASM336829v1, whole genome shotgun sequence genomic region harbors:
- the LOC113051855 gene encoding HMG box-containing protein 4 isoform X2: MAFEEIKKKRMMDMSAMEGEVGLVAGRSQREKRRSYKDLLREEEEIAAQDSELFLLGGDSHKKKKKHLSDDHYDRDHQSSGQTPHKKKRKSSDRSPSLSSSSSSHPSHSTDTAMGLLEAITSPLTTGSEPTLHLHKKPSYPPHTSSHSSKDRKHDGSSKSSHSYSHSRPPGSSSSKKHSSSSKSLLFHGGAGKGEPLTLCEAEGLKMKLVLSSKEKNESVGGNEGFSFPTHSSSSSGVVGHHPSSSSKKGGIKKEKDKDKMMPKPPKKKQHSREPLPEVGKEVEVVGHYGGSYAGSSSSAGELEAGELVIDDSYTHLSKKKKKSKKSKKKKDKERDRDRERGSREKKHSKGGSGGKKSCPGDQSRSHAHSHSSSNHSSSGGMFVMAPPTSSHPHQSIELVGEKKKKKEEKDRDKHDKDKPKKKNTTAYQVFCKEYRVNINAEQPGLVFGELSKKLAEVWNQLPEKDKLVWRQKAQYLQHKQNKAEAMTVKRKTLATSDSKSKGSSKAVSLGAGLAPLGRSSLGMSLSPARIPDVDPIDAAAHLQLLGESLSLIGHRLQETEGMVAVSGSLSVLLDSILCALGPLTCLTAQVPQLNGCPRSILSNTLDNIAYIMPGL; the protein is encoded by the exons ATGGCTTTTGAGGAGATCAAGAAGAAACGAATGATGG ATATGTCAGCGATGGAAGGAGAGGTCGGTCTTGTTGCGGGTCGCAGCCAAAGAGAGAAGAGGCGCTCGTATAAAGATCTGTTGAGAGAGGAAGAAGAAATCGCAGCGCAG GATTCTGAGCTTTTCCTATTAGGAGGAGACTCtcacaagaagaaaaagaagcacTTGAGTGATGACCACTATGACAGAG ATCATCAGAGCTCTGGTCAGACGCCCCACAAGAAGAAGCGCAAGTCTTCAGATCGCTCGCCTTCGCTCTCTTCCTCGTCCTCCTCTCATCCGTCCCACTCCACAGACACCGCTATGGGCCTCCTGGAGGCCATCACCTCCCCGCTGACCACGGGCTCCGAGCCCACCCTTCACCTCCACAAAAAACCCTCCTACCCTCCCCACACCTCCTCACACTCCTCCAAAGACCGCAAACATGACGGCAGCTCCAAGAGCAGTCACTCCTACTCACACTCTCGTCCGCCCGGCTCATCGTCGTCTAAAAAACATTCCTCCTCCTCGAAGTCTCTGCTGTTCCACGGAGGAGCTGGGAAAGGAGAGCCGCTGACGCTCTGTGAAGCTGAAGGCCTCAAGATGAAGCTCGTCCTTTCCTCAAAAGAGAAGAATGAAAGTGTAGGGGGGAACGAGGGATTCTCCTTCCCGACACATTCTTCTTCCTCTTCGGGTGTCGTAGGCCATCATCCGTCCTCCAGCTCGAAGAAAGGAGGGATAAAGAAGGAGAAAGACAAAGATAAAATGATGCCGAAGCCACCAAAGAAAAAGCAGCACAGCCGAGAGCCGTTGCCTGAAGTGGGGAAAGAGGTGGAGGTGGTGG GTCATTACGGCGGCTCTTACGCAGGCAGCTCGTCTTCAGCAGGAGAACTAGAGGCCGGCGAGCTGGTGATTGACGACTCCTACACACATCTCtcgaaaaagaagaaaaagagcaagaagagcaaaaagaaaaaagataaagaGCGAGACCGAGACCGAGAGAGAGGATCCAGAGAGAAGAAACACAGCAAAGGAGGAAGTGGAGGGAAGAAAAGCTGTCCAG GTGATCAGTCTAGAAGCCACGCCCACTCTCACAGCTCCTCCAATCACAGCTCTTCTGGTGGGATGTTCGTGATGGCTCCACCCACCTCATCCCATCCCCATCAAAGCATTGAACTGGTGGgcgagaagaagaaaaagaaggaggAAAAGGACAGAGACAAGCATGACAAGGACAAG CCGAAGAAGAAGAACACGACGGCCTATCAGGTGTTCTGTAAGGAGTACAGGGTCAATATCAACGCGGAGCAGCCCGGATTAG TCTTCGGGGAGCTGAGTAAGAAACTCGCAGAAGTGTGGAATCAGCTGCCTGAAAAAGACAAACTG GTTTGGAGACAGAAAGCTCAATATCTCCAGCACAAGCAGAATAAAGCTGAAGCTATGACGGTCAAGCGGAAAACTTTAGCAACCTCAGACAGTAAAAGTAAAG GCTCCAGTAAAGCTGTCAGTTTGGGAGCGGGCTTGGCCCCGCTGGGCCGCTCGTCTCTGGGAATGTCTTTGTCTCCGGCGCGGATACCTGATGTGGATCCCATAGATGCAGCAGCTCACCTGCAGCTGCTGGGCGAATCGCTGTCTCTGATTGGACATCGACTTCAGGAGACGGAG GGGATGGTGGCAGTGTCTGGCAGTCTTTCAGTGCTTTTAGACTCTATTTTATGTGCTCTTGGTCCATTGACCTGCTTGACAGCACAGGTTCCCCAGCTCAACGGATGTCCACGCAGTATtttg tcgaATACTTTGGACAACATCGCTTACATAATGCCTGGATTATGA
- the LOC113051855 gene encoding HMG box-containing protein 4 isoform X1 — MAFEEIKKKRMMDMSAMEGEVGLVAGRSQREKRRSYKDLLREEEEIAAQVRKTSKKPLKDSELFLLGGDSHKKKKKHLSDDHYDRDHQSSGQTPHKKKRKSSDRSPSLSSSSSSHPSHSTDTAMGLLEAITSPLTTGSEPTLHLHKKPSYPPHTSSHSSKDRKHDGSSKSSHSYSHSRPPGSSSSKKHSSSSKSLLFHGGAGKGEPLTLCEAEGLKMKLVLSSKEKNESVGGNEGFSFPTHSSSSSGVVGHHPSSSSKKGGIKKEKDKDKMMPKPPKKKQHSREPLPEVGKEVEVVGHYGGSYAGSSSSAGELEAGELVIDDSYTHLSKKKKKSKKSKKKKDKERDRDRERGSREKKHSKGGSGGKKSCPGDQSRSHAHSHSSSNHSSSGGMFVMAPPTSSHPHQSIELVGEKKKKKEEKDRDKHDKDKPKKKNTTAYQVFCKEYRVNINAEQPGLVFGELSKKLAEVWNQLPEKDKLVWRQKAQYLQHKQNKAEAMTVKRKTLATSDSKSKGSSKAVSLGAGLAPLGRSSLGMSLSPARIPDVDPIDAAAHLQLLGESLSLIGHRLQETEGMVAVSGSLSVLLDSILCALGPLTCLTAQVPQLNGCPRSILSNTLDNIAYIMPGL; from the exons ATGGCTTTTGAGGAGATCAAGAAGAAACGAATGATGG ATATGTCAGCGATGGAAGGAGAGGTCGGTCTTGTTGCGGGTCGCAGCCAAAGAGAGAAGAGGCGCTCGTATAAAGATCTGTTGAGAGAGGAAGAAGAAATCGCAGCGCAGGTGCGCAAAACCTCCAAGAAACCCCTCAAG GATTCTGAGCTTTTCCTATTAGGAGGAGACTCtcacaagaagaaaaagaagcacTTGAGTGATGACCACTATGACAGAG ATCATCAGAGCTCTGGTCAGACGCCCCACAAGAAGAAGCGCAAGTCTTCAGATCGCTCGCCTTCGCTCTCTTCCTCGTCCTCCTCTCATCCGTCCCACTCCACAGACACCGCTATGGGCCTCCTGGAGGCCATCACCTCCCCGCTGACCACGGGCTCCGAGCCCACCCTTCACCTCCACAAAAAACCCTCCTACCCTCCCCACACCTCCTCACACTCCTCCAAAGACCGCAAACATGACGGCAGCTCCAAGAGCAGTCACTCCTACTCACACTCTCGTCCGCCCGGCTCATCGTCGTCTAAAAAACATTCCTCCTCCTCGAAGTCTCTGCTGTTCCACGGAGGAGCTGGGAAAGGAGAGCCGCTGACGCTCTGTGAAGCTGAAGGCCTCAAGATGAAGCTCGTCCTTTCCTCAAAAGAGAAGAATGAAAGTGTAGGGGGGAACGAGGGATTCTCCTTCCCGACACATTCTTCTTCCTCTTCGGGTGTCGTAGGCCATCATCCGTCCTCCAGCTCGAAGAAAGGAGGGATAAAGAAGGAGAAAGACAAAGATAAAATGATGCCGAAGCCACCAAAGAAAAAGCAGCACAGCCGAGAGCCGTTGCCTGAAGTGGGGAAAGAGGTGGAGGTGGTGG GTCATTACGGCGGCTCTTACGCAGGCAGCTCGTCTTCAGCAGGAGAACTAGAGGCCGGCGAGCTGGTGATTGACGACTCCTACACACATCTCtcgaaaaagaagaaaaagagcaagaagagcaaaaagaaaaaagataaagaGCGAGACCGAGACCGAGAGAGAGGATCCAGAGAGAAGAAACACAGCAAAGGAGGAAGTGGAGGGAAGAAAAGCTGTCCAG GTGATCAGTCTAGAAGCCACGCCCACTCTCACAGCTCCTCCAATCACAGCTCTTCTGGTGGGATGTTCGTGATGGCTCCACCCACCTCATCCCATCCCCATCAAAGCATTGAACTGGTGGgcgagaagaagaaaaagaaggaggAAAAGGACAGAGACAAGCATGACAAGGACAAG CCGAAGAAGAAGAACACGACGGCCTATCAGGTGTTCTGTAAGGAGTACAGGGTCAATATCAACGCGGAGCAGCCCGGATTAG TCTTCGGGGAGCTGAGTAAGAAACTCGCAGAAGTGTGGAATCAGCTGCCTGAAAAAGACAAACTG GTTTGGAGACAGAAAGCTCAATATCTCCAGCACAAGCAGAATAAAGCTGAAGCTATGACGGTCAAGCGGAAAACTTTAGCAACCTCAGACAGTAAAAGTAAAG GCTCCAGTAAAGCTGTCAGTTTGGGAGCGGGCTTGGCCCCGCTGGGCCGCTCGTCTCTGGGAATGTCTTTGTCTCCGGCGCGGATACCTGATGTGGATCCCATAGATGCAGCAGCTCACCTGCAGCTGCTGGGCGAATCGCTGTCTCTGATTGGACATCGACTTCAGGAGACGGAG GGGATGGTGGCAGTGTCTGGCAGTCTTTCAGTGCTTTTAGACTCTATTTTATGTGCTCTTGGTCCATTGACCTGCTTGACAGCACAGGTTCCCCAGCTCAACGGATGTCCACGCAGTATtttg tcgaATACTTTGGACAACATCGCTTACATAATGCCTGGATTATGA